GAGATTTTGCCCCCTCCAAGTTGTTCTTCAGGAACGTGCTAGGAATTCAGCTTTTACTATTCTTTTCAGACTCTTCCAGTGTACTCTACTGTACTGTACTATACAGGGATGATGCAGCTTCCCCTATTTTCCAATTCCCTTTTGTTCTCtggtctttctgtttctcctttatATTACTGTCTTCAGAGATGTGCCCTCATCAGCTCTCCTAACTTCCTCTCTTATACCATTTCCCGCTTGTCCGTGTTGCGTGCGCGCGCGCGAGGTCCTGGGAAGCGGCGCGTGAGGTGGGAACGCGAACCGGGCGGGGGAGGCTGGGGGATGTAAGAGGAGAAGACGGGAGAAGgctgggaggggggagagaggtgAGAGTGGGCAAAAAAAAGGACAGAGAtcgggagagagggagaaggggagaaggggagtagagggaagaaaaggagagaagtctCTGGACCCTTAAAAATCGCGAGGGCACATCTGAGAGCTGGGCAGAGCCCAGGGCCCTTCTGGGCACTATGGGCATCTCGTTGCTCTGTATTCTGCTTGCAGCGGTCACTGGAGCCAGAGGCTGGGGCTGGTGTGAGTATCGGGCCGAGAGGGAAGTGCAGGGAGGACCGGCAACCGGGAAACCGAAGGATGCTGGCGGGCGGGTCTGGGATCCAGCCGCATTGCGGTTGGGGAATGGTGGTGGCGTGTTGATAGTATGGAGGGGAAGCCTCCTTCCCAATTTCGGGTCCTATTCCCTCAcgtcctccctctccctttcccggTGCCTCTGCAATGCAGCTCCAACGCAAGGACCCCAGTTCTTCCGcaccctcccttttcttcccctacCCTTTTCCTAAAGCTCCCGAGTTCCCCTGAGTTCTGGGGCTCTCTTGCCCTAGGTGTGGGGTCTGGTTGGGAAGCGAAATGACGGTTAATCCTCTTGGGCTGTGGGGGTTCTGCTGCAGCAGAGATCAGGACAGGGTGGGGCAGGCGGCGAGGGCTCTGCTCTCAGGCTGGCTCTGGACGCATCGCTCTGGAGCAAGGCGACTTTCTTATCTTCGGAGCACCCGTacagggggaggaaggaaaagacacTAAGGACTAAAAGCAGAAAGGTCGGTAAGGTTAGTGGAGAGCCGACGCTGACCGTCTCTGCTCTCCCGGTCCTCAGATGGCTGTGATGAAGAACTGGTGGCCTCGCTGTATTATCGCTCGCTGGGAGCCTCCTCCTATTACGGCTTCTTCACTGGGCCCCGCTTCGCTCGGCTCCACGGTGAGGAGCACCGGGGCTCGGGGACACGGGGCATGCAAGACACTTAAGTGCGTGTGGGAAATCTCCCTGAGCGGAGTCGGGCAGGTATCAGGTGGCCTCCTGATTTATGACATGCACATTTTTGGGGTCTGCAGGCACAAGTGGATGGTCGCCTGCCATTGGGGACCGGAACCCCTGGCTACAGATTGACTTGATGAAGAAGCATAAGATAAGGGCTGTGGCCACGCAGGGCTCCTTCAACTCATGGGATTGGGTCACACGCTATATGCTACTTTATGGCGACCGCATAGACAGCTGGACGCCCTTTTACCAGCGAGGGCACAATTCGGTATGGGTGGTGGGAGCTGGAAGGCAGAGGATTGTTCGGTGGAAAGCATTCCGGTGTCCCTAGTGCCTAATTTCGGTGCCTCCCAGTCCACCAGGTGGCCTTAGGGTGGGGTCAGCAGGTGGAGGGTAGGAGATTAGGGGAAAGTGCCTGGAGCATTGTAAGGGATACGGATTCTTTAGTCTTCTCACGggctctcttccttctttcccctagaCATTCTTCGGGAACGTGAATGAGTCCGCGGTGGTCCGGCATGACCTCCACTACCATATAACTGCCAGATACATTAGGATTGTGCCCTTAGCCTGGAACCCACGAGGCAAGATTGGTCTGAGACTTGGACTCTATGGATGCCCTTACAGTAAGGACCAATTGAAGAAAGAGCACTCTATGGGTCTCCAGATTTATGAGCCatgatgggggagggaggaagaaaaaggggaaagaaaagataaggaaaggagaATTCAGTGGAAGAAGCTCAATTAAGGGCCTCAAGGTCTTTGAGAAATGGGAGTTCCCCGACTGTGATTGGAGACTCTGGCTGGGAGCTGAGGATGAATATAGACAGTGGATTGGGTCTCAGTGTTTAGGAGTGCTGCAACAAGGAACAGAAAAAGTAGGGGGGGGGGAATTGATGGGGATCAATGGCTGAGACAGTCCAAGGCTTGGAGTAAGGACAGACTGGGCTTCCTAATTGAATTCTgacacatacatacttatataatcTGGATGTGTCCCTTAAACCTCTCAGATTTCAGAAGGATCAGACTTATCTCACTCAGTCTTTGTGAGATCCAAGATTAGGCCCCAACAGCATATTATAAACTTTTCAGTGCTGCGTGAATTTAGTTCTTGCTCCTTTCAGAATCAGACGTGCTCTACTTTGATGGGGATGATGCTATCTCCTACCGATTCCCCAAGGGGGTGAGCCGTACCCTATGGGATGTCATCGCCTTCAGCTTTAagacagaggagaaagaaggactTCTTCTGCACTCAGAGGGGATTCAGGgtgactatgtgactctggagCTCAAGAATGCTCAATTATGGATGCACATGAGCCTCGGTGAGTCTGCCACCAGGGGCTCTACTCAGGACTGCCTTCCCTAGTTCTCATCCCAAAATAGTTGAAGCTGCCTCTTCTCCAGATATCTTAGGGAAGATTTGTCAGTTTTTAACTGGTCACACTTGACCTATGACTTCTCACTCAATCTCCTTTATCCAAAGCCAAACCCCTGCTGTTCACTGAGTTTCTGAGCTGGACTTTGGCTTTGGcctcttatttacctttttttttggtcactctCTAGGAACCCCCTGGTCCCAGCTAGTCCAGTCAACAAGTGAGGTGTAATGGAAGGAGCATGAAGTTTGGAGTTAAGAGGATCTGATTAAAAGCCTGCCTTCATTCTGTATAGAAATTTAGAGAAATCATTTCCCAgctcaaagcctcagtttcctcctctataaaatgatataGCTAGACtgaatggtctctaaggtcctttctagttttaaatcctTGCTTTTTTTGTGTCCTCAGCATCTGGAACAAAGTTTGGCACaaaataggagcttaataaaattCTTACAAAGTGATTAATGGGGATGTGAGCATGGTTAATGACAACCTGTATTTATTCtttcaagatttgcaaaatgcttcgtTAGCATTTTTTCACTTGCTCCTCACAGAGATCCAATGAGATAAacgctgttatccccattttacagatgaagaaactgaggttcagagttgttaagtgacttgcccagcatctgaggctgaatttgaaagcATCACAGTTGTTTCTCTTTGTTCCTCTCTCCATCCATCCGCTCCCAACTCCTTCCAGGTAACAACCCTATCCATGGCAGCCCAGGCCACACCACAGTGTTCGCGGGTGGAGTCCTCAATGACTTGCACTGGCACTACTTGAGGTTGGACCGCTTTGGTAGAGATGTCAATTTGACTTTGGATGGCGAAGTGCAGCGATTTCTGCTCAATGGAGACTTTGAGAAGCTAAACCTAGACACAGAGGTGATGAGgcgagaggaggaggaaggagtacAGAcaaattgggggtggggggttgGAATCACACTCTCCAATGATAGACGGAGGCTTGAAGATACTAATGGGGGCAAGGGCGGGGAGAAGAGACACAAAAGGGTCCATTTTAAGAAAGGGGGTATGACCAGGACACCTGTAGAGTCGAGGCGCAACGTGTGTAAACATCCTCGCGCGCGTGCGACATGTATAAATCTGGGATGCTATTGGAGCAAAGTCTGCCCCCCCCAGGCCCCTCCTGGGATGGGGACAGCAACTAGGCTGATTTGAAGTGACGGACACCCTGGCATCGGTTCACGTCATTTTCCTGCAGATGTTTATAGGCGGCCTGGTCAGGGCTAGACAGAAGAATCTCGCTTACCGGGAAAATTTTCGGGGCTGCATGGAAAATGTAATCTTTAACCGAGTCAACATCGCCGACCTGGCTGTTCGGGGTCATTCTCGGATCTCTTCGGAGGCCAGTATGGGGGAGAAGTGGAGAGGGCGGGAGAGTGGAGGACACATGGGACGCCGTGTCGGGCTGGAGACCCATCAGGGGATATGGGGAAAAGAGGAGGTGGGATCACGCCCTGAGCTGGAGGAAGGCGGTCTCCTAGGCAACCCTATCGATCAGCGATCGGGATCGATACCGGCTGACTCAGCGCGTCTTCTCTCCGGACGTCACAAATAGcagatggggagggaagggagtgaTGGCGGACCGCTAATCTCTCCTATGGAGCTTGTGCCCAGAAGCCGGGCTGGGGATCTCTGACCAACTGGAGGAAAAACGGAGTCCGGGAGGAGGGGGCAGCGGCCGGAGCCTCTCAAGGAAGTTGACCGGGCCTGGTTTTCGCTCTCCCCGCTGTAGGGCAAGGTCGCTTTCCGGTGCTTGGATCCAGTCCCGCACCCCATCAATTTCGGCGGCCCACACAACTTTGTGCAGGTGCCCGGCTTCCCCCGGCGCGGCCGCCTCGCCGTTTCCTTTCGTTTCCGGACCTGGGACCTCACGGGGCTGCTGCTCTTCTCGAGCCTGTCAGACGGGCTGGGCCACGTGGAGCTGATGCTCAGTGACGGCCAGGTCAATGTGTCCATCGCTCAGCCTGGGCGCAAGAAGCTACAGTTTGCTGCGGGTGCGGGCGGCAGGGCAGGGGTgcgggcgggggagggggagagagctGGGCTGGAGGGCGAGGAGCGGCGGCTCAGGACACTCTCAGCCCCGAAGTAGTCCTGCCTGGTCCTAGACCGGATAAGTCCTAAGAGGGGAGGATGCCTGACGCGGTAGAAACCGCCCGGGGGTTGGAAGAGCGAGATTAGAAGCGAATCTATGCGTCCAGAAGGACCTTTAAACTCCGAGTCCGGCCTGGAAAGTGCTACTTATCAGAGTTAAGaggaaagcatttaaaaaatgctacAGTGTATTACTCCTGTTATTGTTAGTACTTGGAAAGGCAGTTAGCCGCGCTGGATAATGGAGGGCTAGATCCCAAACCCTGATTGGGTTTAGTCAGCCTCGGGCAATTCTCTGGTTGTCGGGGGTAGCGAAGTTGCCGAGTGGTGGAAGATCTTTCCATACTGGGAGTTCCCGGAACCTGTGAAGTTGCGAGtctaggtttctttctttctttttttttttttttttggtggggcgGGTAGAGTTTGGAAATCTCTGCCTTGTTTACGATTTATTCTCTGAATAACATTCTAGAGCTGCAAGTGGTTTTAGCTTCTGCCCCTTATTAGAACAGCCCCTACTTCCCTTCCCCTGAAACAGGACCGCAGAAAGAGCCGTCAGTATCAGTGATAATGAAGCTTTAAAATTCTAGATTTCTTTCAACCTTctgagaatttctttttcttctgtagctGGAGTTTCCTTTTATCATTTACATGGAATGGAGGCTAAATTAAGTCCTCAAGGGAGTGTGTGTGGGAAGAAAACTTCTAAGAATTTAGAACTTGTTCAAAACTTGTCTCTGTCACTCACTAGTTACGTAAACTTACACAAAATTTCCCCAGGCGTTATAGATATAGTGCTCTaagagatcttagaggccatTTCCTCCTCCCCACCTACCTCCTATATAGGTGAGGAAACCAAGTTAATTAAATTGCCCAAAGTCAGGAGGAAATTAGGCTGGGgaatttgtgttttatctttGAAGCACAGGAACCTCCAAAGGTTTGAAGAGAGGAGTGACTTGGTGAGATCTTTGTCTTAAGAAAAATATTGTAGCAACTATGTGAAGTATAAATTGATGAGGGGAGAGGCTTGAAACAAAAAGACTAACTAGGAGGTTATTGCAAGGGTTAAGAGGGAGCAAGGGCCTGAACTTATGTGAGTGGGGGTGCTAGAAGTAGCACCTATAAGACTTTAACCCTTAGGACACAGTGATCGAGGGAGGGAGGAATCTATACTGAGACTAAAGAGATCATCCTAGTCTTGCCTACCTCAAGGGGTTGTTGGGTGATTATGATGCATATAAAACATCATCTGATAATGACTTACTGGGAGCATTCCCTTTgacttgttttctttcccatctgCCTGAAGGATACCGCCTCAATGATGGATTCTGGCATGAGGTGAATTTTGCAGCACAGGAAAACACAGCAGTCATCAGTATAGACGATGTTGCTGGGGCTGAATTCCGAGTCTCACATCCCCTTCAGATCCGTACTGGgatttcatatttctttgggGGTGAGTGGTAGCCCAAATTGCTGACTTCTTGCCTCCAACCCCAACAAACACCAAGGAAATATTACAAGTAAGACCAGGAATTTCCCCAGTGTCCTGGCCCTCACAGGGTTGGCTGGTGGgtgggtttttggtttttgttttcctttgcatttcCCCTCTTGAATCTGCAGTGTCTCTTCCCCAGAAATTTGTGCATCTATGGATAAGGGAGGGGAGGTGGAGAATGGTGTGCCCCATTAGTCTTCCCTGCCCTTTGCCCTTCAGAGGAGAGTGGGTCGCTGGTTGTTCCAGGGGTGCTCACAAGGGTGTTTGGTTGATCCAGGTTGTCCTAAACCAGCCGGCCTCTGGGGCTGCCATTCCAACCAGACAGCATTCCACGGCTGCATGGAGCTGCTCAAGGTGGACGGGCAGCTAGTCAACCTGACCCTGGTGGAGTTCCATCGGCTGGGAAAATTTGCTGAGATCCTGTTCGACACATGCGGCATCACTGACAGGTGCATACAAGCCTCCTTTTCACAGAAGAGACCAACTTCCCCAAACCCTCCCCCCAAGTCTCAAAATGGAAGTGACTGACCATGCTCTCTTCCCGCTCCCACTCTCAAGATGAATTTCTACCGATTCCCCTTTGAGGATGATTCTTCTTGTCCTGTTCTGTCCCTAGCTTGAAGTGACATAGGCAAAGGGGCCAGTGGGGCATATGCTCCATTGTACCTGGGAGAGAAGTGGGGGACTGGGAACCTGTCTCACTTGTTCTTTTGGTAGGAATCAGGCAGGAGCAGCAGTGGCCTGAGTTCCCAGAGACTCTGCCATACCTTGCCTTTGCCCCTGGCAGAGTTTGCTCTCCCCTGGCTAATCATTCTGTTTTTAGTGTGGAAATAGAGAAGTTGTGTTGGGTGAAGGGGACCCTTTGTGCCACCTAACCTCCCACGATGACCCTTTTTCTCTGCTGGTGCTGTTCCACATGCCAGGTGCTTCCCAAACCCGTGCGAACATGGGGGCCGTTGCTATCAGTCCTGGGATGACTTCATCTGCTACTGTGACCTGACAGGCTACAAGGGAGAGATCTGCCACCAGCGTGAGCCAGGCGGTCAAGGAAGGGCGGGGTTAGGAGGGCACCAGAGGTTCTTGAGCACTTGGGGAAGGGAGCTGGGAGTGCCCAGAGCAGCCTGGGAGGGGCAGAAGCTGCTCCTCGACCCCCCTCACTCTGGGCTTGCCTCTTTACCAGCCCTGTACAAAGAGTCATGTGAAGCTTACAGGCTCAGTGGGAAGACCTCCGGGAACTTCACCATTGACCCTGATGGCAGTGGCCCCCTAAAGCCATTTGTGGTGTACTGTGACATCCGAGGTAGGTGGAAGCCTGGAGTGGAATTGTGGGTCAGGGAGAATGAGAAGGGAAGTTTGGCTCTGTAGAGAGCAGATGGGGAATGGGGGATTTGGGTTAATAAGGACTAAACTGCAAGCAGGCAGGGTACCAAGATTTAGCAGTCTAGTTTTGCAGATAACTGCCCCTTTCAGTCCTGTTTCCAACTCCCACTAAGATACCATGTAAAAAAATTCCAGTTTTTACATGGGGCTGGAATTCTATTCTTGTCACATTGCAATTATTCCTCTAGGACTCAGTGTGGGAAACAGAAAGGTTTCTTTAGGAAAGGTCCACCCATTCTCACTTTCACCCCACTTCCCAGAGAACCGGGCGTGGACAGTGGTGCGCCATGATCGGCAGTGGACGACTCGGGTCACAGGCTCGAGTCAGGAGCGCCCATTCCTGGGGGCTATCCAGTACTGGAATGCCTCCTGGGAGGAGGTCAGCGCCCTGGCCAACGCCTCTCAACATTGTGAGCAGTGGCTTGAGTTTTCTTGCTACAACTCCCGGCTGCTCAACACTGCAGGTGAGAgaagatataatgaaaagaactaTAGCACAATAGTGGAGGAACCTGAGTGGTAGAATGGGTCAGCAGCTTTGAGCCGTTTTTGTGTGTGGATAGCACAGTCTCTTTTGGCAACCTTGGAAGGCCTATGGaaggaattctttctttctttttttaaagctttttattttcaaaacatatgcacataatttttcaacactgacccttgcatttATAGCCTTTATTTCAGATATATCacaaacatgttaaagtatatgttaaatccaatatttgtaaacatatttatacaattctcttgctgcacacaaaaaaatcatatcaaaaaggaaagtaaattagtaagaaaacaaaacgcaaATGAACATCAATAAGAAGTGAGAATGTTACAATGTGACATTCTTAtggtcataaaataaaatatataggattatagaGGAAATCAATTGTATTAATTATGTATTGCTATAACAGCtatacatatatcatttttttatttattgaagttttttattttcaaaacataggcaaggataatttttttcaacattgacccttgaaaaaccttgtattccagttTCCCCCTCCCTGccttccactccttcccctgGATGGCATGAAATCcaatacaatatatatactaCATGTAACCCAATATGTAATCCAATataatactgtattagaaatagTCATCAAAATACTAGAAGAACAAATTCATAGACCTCAGGtcaagaacccctgatctagtgCAACCTCATTGTCTTTATAGAGAGAAAAACTGAGTGACCGAGAGGTGAGGTGATTGCTCAAAGTTATACTGCCAGTTAGTGGCCAAGCCAGGATTAGACCCCAAAGAACCTGACACCTGTTGCTATTGTTCCTCCTTTGTGTCCAGCTCTTAGTGACCCCATGAACTTTCCttttgggttttcctggcaaagatactggcgtgGTTTGGCAATGCTTTCTCCAGTGTGCCTctgtttttacaaatgaggaactgagacaaataagggTTACGTGACTGGCCCAGagtcgcacagctagtaagtgtctggccAGATTCTAAATCAGGTCTTCCCGGttctaagcccagtgttctattcattgtaccacctagctgccccctgactCCTTGTCTGGTGCTTTTCCCAATCTCTCTTGGGTGGGGATATCCCAGGAGACCAAAAGGCAATATAGTTCCCAGAATGCACCCTTGCTTCTTCTCTACCTCCCCAGGCGGTTACCCCTTCAGCTTCTGGATCGGTCGGAACGAGGAACAGCATTTTTACTGGGGGGGATCTCAGCCTGGCATCCAGCGCTGTGCCTGTGGCCTAGATAAGAGCTGCGTGGATCCCACCCTGTACTGCAACTGTGATGCTGATGAGCCCCAGTGGTGAGAACGGCAGGGGTGGAATCCTGAAGAGTATCAGGGACCTCCAGAGGAGGCAAAATTTGAAAcgtgaaaaaaaatctagagccCCTTTCCtgattcagcaagcatttattaagcactttcctTGAGAAGCTGACATTTAAGAGGGGGCTAACCTGATACCCCCAGCCCCCAGTTCTAACCCTTGGTCCCCTCCCCTGCAGGAGAACAGACAAAGGGCTGCTGACCTTTGTGGACCACCTCCCAGTCACACAGGTGGTTGTTGGGGATACGAACCGATCCAATTCGGAGGCCCAGTTCTTCCTGAAGCCTCTTCGTTGCTATGGCGACCGTGAGTGGCAGGCCTGCAAATGGGCTTTTCTTCAGCGCTCAAATCCAAGCGTTTCCTCCAGGTTCCTCAAGTTCTTCCATGATGATCATCTCTGTTGAGATCAAGACCCCCATGTCTTTTCCGTATTTCTTCCACTGATCTCTCTCCCGTCTCTGAGactctccatttctctcctgTTTCTTCCTATAAGAAACACTGCTCTGTTgatccctccctcccaccccctctccttcccctctttcacTCTTCCAcgtctctctccctccttgcaTGTCTTTGTTTCTGCACATGTTTCCTAAGAAACCCTGGCGGCGTCCCTGCTCACCACAGGGCTTTCCTCTCTGTGCCCCTCAGGGAACTCCTGGAACACCATCTCCTTCCACACTGGTGCTTCGCTGCTCTTCCCTCCCATCCGAGCCAACTACAGTCTGGATGTCTCTTTCTATTTCAAGACCACAGCTGACTCAGGTGTCTTCCTAGAAAATCAGGGAGGCCGCCCTTGCCAGTGGCGACGACCATACCTTCGACTAGAACTCAACAGTGAGTGGGTTATGGTGTGGAAGGACCGGGGAAGGCTGAGAGAACAAGGACGAGGGCTATGTGAGGGATGGGACTGAGACCTCGCAGAAAGATTGGGGGGTGTCAGAGGGAAAAAGGAGTTTACAAGGGAGTTGAGGGATTATTTCAACTGGTTCCCAAATGTTTGGAGTATGAGAAGCAACATTAAACCAGAAGGTATCAATTCTGCAGAGGTGCTCTGTCTCACCCCCTTGTGAGTATCATAGACATGACTGTTGATTGAGAAAAAATACTTGACTGGATAGCTATCTCACCTAGAAGCTGAGAACCAAGGATCTggtccagtttcctcattttagagttgaggagaAATTGGCCACTTTTTGTCCCAGTTCTTAAGGGTTACAGATTTACCCACAGTAACAAAAGGGAAATTAAACTGAACCTCACTCTAGGTAGAGATAAGCTGATAGGAAATTTGGGAGAGAATTTATGACTAGATCTGGGAGTACTTAGGGTGTTTAGAGAGGTTCAAGTGGAGAAAATAGGTTGAATTCTTCAGGGTTCTGGGAGGATCCCTGTGGATTGGAATTGGAAGAGATaaccttcctcttctctccatgtTCTAGCCACTCGAGATGTAGTTTTTGCCTTTGATGTGGGAAATGGTGATGAAAACCTTACGGTCCATGCTGAGGACATAGAATTTAATGATGATGAGTGGCACCTGGTCCGGGCTGAGATCAATGTGAAACTGGCCCGGCTCCGAGTTGACCATCGACCTTGGGAGATCCGACCAATGCCCCTTCAGACCTACATCTGGCTTGAGTACGACCGACCTCTTACTGTTGGTGAGCAGAGACCCCTGTTTCTAGAACTAAAGAAGTCTCTCATCTTGCTCATAAACAAGTCAATATCCTGCTCCATATTTCTTAGCATTTCGgttcctttcttttgtctttgctttttttttaaagctttattttcaaaccatatgcatagataattttcaacataaatccaccctcagacatttactagcaggGCAAGTCCCTTAGCTTCCTtcagtttcagttttttcatctgtaaaatgagaatatagtTGTTATGAGGATAGTATTTGTGGAGTGCTTTTAAGctttaaaatgttagctattatagttccttccttttccagtttcccaCTGGATTTTTCTCTCTGCCTAAGAAACCTAGAAGTCTTTTATTCTGCCCTTCTGTATCCCAGTTATAATTTGTCCCATATGTA
The Sminthopsis crassicaudata isolate SCR6 chromosome 4, ASM4859323v1, whole genome shotgun sequence genome window above contains:
- the CNTNAP1 gene encoding contactin-associated protein 1 isoform X3, whose product is MGISLLCILLAAVTGARGWGWYGCDEELVASLYYRSLGASSYYGFFTGPRFARLHGTSGWSPAIGDRNPWLQIDLMKKHKIRAVATQGSFNSWDWVTRYMLLYGDRIDSWTPFYQRGHNSTFFGNVNESAVVRHDLHYHITARYIRIVPLAWNPRGKIGLRLGLYGCPYKSDVLYFDGDDAISYRFPKGVSRTLWDVIAFSFKTEEKEGLLLHSEGIQGDYVTLELKNAQLWMHMSLGNNPIHGSPGHTTVFAGGVLNDLHWHYLRLDRFGRDVNLTLDGEVQRFLLNGDFEKLNLDTEMFIGGLVRARQKNLAYRENFRGCMENVIFNRVNIADLAVRGHSRISSEGKVAFRCLDPVPHPINFGGPHNFVQVPGFPRRGRLAVSFRFRTWDLTGLLLFSSLSDGLGHVELMLSDGQVNVSIAQPGRKKLQFAAGYRLNDGFWHEVNFAAQENTAVISIDDVAGAEFRVSHPLQIRTGISYFFGGCPKPAGLWGCHSNQTAFHGCMELLKVDGQLVNLTLVEFHRLGKFAEILFDTCGITDRCFPNPCEHGGRCYQSWDDFICYCDLTGYKGEICHQPLYKESCEAYRLSGKTSGNFTIDPDGSGPLKPFVVYCDIRENRAWTVVRHDRQWTTRVTGSSQERPFLGAIQYWNASWEEVSALANASQHCEQWLEFSCYNSRLLNTAGGYPFSFWIGRNEEQHFYWGGSQPGIQRCACGLDKSCVDPTLYCNCDADEPQWRTDKGLLTFVDHLPVTQVVVGDTNRSNSEAQFFLKPLRCYGDRNSWNTISFHTGASLLFPPIRANYSLDVSFYFKTTADSGVFLENQGGRPCQWRRPYLRLELNTTRDVVFAFDVGNGDENLTVHAEDIEFNDDEWHLVRAEINVKLARLRVDHRPWEIRPMPLQTYIWLEYDRPLTVGSAEHKRRPFLGCLRAMRLNGITLNLEGRANASLGTSPNCTGRCLHPKLPCFHGGRCVERYSYYTCDCDLTAFEGPYCNHGVLAHAEPPSAWLRARLRPRLRHPWLRARVSRPWLPAPRLPAARAARARLSGARLQRHRRGGLFQFQHHLGPRHPPLRELLCPRLHGRAHQGGCINVTRVYRSLFIQVDYFPMMEQKFSLLVDSQLDSPKALYLGRVMETGVIDPEIQRYNTPGFSGCLSGVRFNNVAPLKTHFRAPRPFPREISEALRVQGDLAESNCGAMPHSGFEVPPELDPWYLPPDFIYYHDDGWVAIIIGFVVTLLLLGLVGLLVLFYLQNHRYKGSYHTHEPKATHDYPAAGKTPLPPSTPARAPAPQPPAPVPARDQNLPQILEESRSE
- the CNTNAP1 gene encoding contactin-associated protein 1 isoform X1, with the translated sequence MGISLLCILLAAVTGARGWGWYGCDEELVASLYYRSLGASSYYGFFTGPRFARLHGTSGWSPAIGDRNPWLQIDLMKKHKIRAVATQGSFNSWDWVTRYMLLYGDRIDSWTPFYQRGHNSTFFGNVNESAVVRHDLHYHITARYIRIVPLAWNPRGKIGLRLGLYGCPYKSDVLYFDGDDAISYRFPKGVSRTLWDVIAFSFKTEEKEGLLLHSEGIQGDYVTLELKNAQLWMHMSLGNNPIHGSPGHTTVFAGGVLNDLHWHYLRLDRFGRDVNLTLDGEVQRFLLNGDFEKLNLDTEMFIGGLVRARQKNLAYRENFRGCMENVIFNRVNIADLAVRGHSRISSEGKVAFRCLDPVPHPINFGGPHNFVQVPGFPRRGRLAVSFRFRTWDLTGLLLFSSLSDGLGHVELMLSDGQVNVSIAQPGRKKLQFAAGYRLNDGFWHEVNFAAQENTAVISIDDVAGAEFRVSHPLQIRTGISYFFGGCPKPAGLWGCHSNQTAFHGCMELLKVDGQLVNLTLVEFHRLGKFAEILFDTCGITDRCFPNPCEHGGRCYQSWDDFICYCDLTGYKGEICHQPLYKESCEAYRLSGKTSGNFTIDPDGSGPLKPFVVYCDIRENRAWTVVRHDRQWTTRVTGSSQERPFLGAIQYWNASWEEVSALANASQHCEQWLEFSCYNSRLLNTAGGYPFSFWIGRNEEQHFYWGGSQPGIQRCACGLDKSCVDPTLYCNCDADEPQWRTDKGLLTFVDHLPVTQVVVGDTNRSNSEAQFFLKPLRCYGDRNSWNTISFHTGASLLFPPIRANYSLDVSFYFKTTADSGVFLENQGGRPCQWRRPYLRLELNTTRDVVFAFDVGNGDENLTVHAEDIEFNDDEWHLVRAEINVKLARLRVDHRPWEIRPMPLQTYIWLEYDRPLTVGSAEHKRRPFLGCLRAMRLNGITLNLEGRANASLGTSPNCTGRCLHPKLPCFHGGRCVERYSYYTCDCDLTAFEGPYCNHDIGGFFEEGTWVRYNLQSALRSAAQEFSHMLSRPVPGYEPGYVPGYDTPGYVPGYHGPGYRLPDYPRPGRPVPGYRGPVYNVTGEEVSFSFSTTSAPAILLYVSSFVQDYMAVLIKEDGTLQLRYQLGTSPYVYPLTTRPVTDGQSHSINVTRVYRSLFIQVDYFPMMEQKFSLLVDSQLDSPKALYLGRVMETGVIDPEIQRYNTPGFSGCLSGVRFNNVAPLKTHFRAPRPFPREISEALRVQGDLAESNCGAMPHSGFEVPPELDPWYLPPDFIYYHDDGWVAIIIGFVVTLLLLGLVGLLVLFYLQNHRYKGSYHTHEPKATHDYPAAGKTPLPPSTPARAPAPQPPAPVPARDQNLPQILEESRSE
- the CNTNAP1 gene encoding contactin-associated protein 1 isoform X2, producing MGISLLCILLAAVTGARGWGWYGCDEELVASLYYRSLGASSYYGFFTGPRFARLHGTSGWSPAIGDRNPWLQIDLMKKHKIRAVATQGSFNSWDWVTRYMLLYGDRIDSWTPFYQRGHNSTFFGNVNESAVVRHDLHYHITARYIRIVPLAWNPRGKIGLRLGLYGCPYKSDVLYFDGDDAISYRFPKGVSRTLWDVIAFSFKTEEKEGLLLHSEGIQGDYVTLELKNAQLWMHMSLGNNPIHGSPGHTTVFAGGVLNDLHWHYLRLDRFGRDVNLTLDGEVQRFLLNGDFEKLNLDTEMFIGGLVRARQKNLAYRENFRGCMENVIFNRVNIADLAVRGHSRISSEGKVAFRCLDPVPHPINFGGPHNFVQVPGFPRRGRLAVSFRFRTWDLTGLLLFSSLSDGLGHVELMLSDGQVNVSIAQPGRKKLQFAAGYRLNDGFWHEVNFAAQENTAVISIDDVAGAEFRVSHPLQIRTGISYFFGGCPKPAGLWGCHSNQTAFHGCMELLKVDGQLVNLTLVEFHRLGKFAEILFDTCGITDRCFPNPCEHGGRCYQSWDDFICYCDLTGYKGEICHQPLYKESCEAYRLSGKTSGNFTIDPDGSGPLKPFVVYCDIRENRAWTVVRHDRQWTTRVTGSSQERPFLGAIQYWNASWEEVSALANASQHCEQWLEFSCYNSRLLNTAGGYPFSFWIGRNEEQHFYWGGSQPGIQRCACGLDKSCVDPTLYCNCDADEPQWRTDKGLLTFVDHLPVTQVVVGDTNRSNSEAQFFLKPLRCYGDRNSWNTISFHTGASLLFPPIRANYSLDVSFYFKTTADSGVFLENQGGRPCQWRRPYLRLELNTTRDVVFAFDVGNGDENLTVHAEDIEFNDDEWHLVRAEINVKLARLRVDHRPWEIRPMPLQTYIWLEYDRPLTVGSAEHKRRPFLGCLRAMRLNGITLNLEGRANASLGTSPNCTGRCLHPKLPCFHGGRCVERYSYYTCDCDLTAFEGPYCNHDIGGFFEEGTWVRYNLQSALRSAAQEFSHMLSRPVPGYEPGYVPGYDTPGYVPGYHGPGYRLPDYPRPGRPVPGYRGPVYNVTGEEVSFSFSTTSAPAILLYVSSFVQDYMAVLIKEDGTLQLRYQLGTSPYVYPLTTRPVTDGQSHSINVTRVYRSLFIQVDYFPMMEQKFSLLVDSQLDSPKALYLGRVMETGVIDPEIQRYNTPGFSGCLSGVRFNNVAPLKTHFRAPRPFPREISEALRVQGDLAESNCGAMPHSGFEVPPELDPWYLPPVVVTLLLLGLVGLLVLFYLQNHRYKGSYHTHEPKATHDYPAAGKTPLPPSTPARAPAPQPPAPVPARDQNLPQILEESRSE